In the genome of Polaribacter sp. MED152, one region contains:
- the tsaD gene encoding tRNA (adenosine(37)-N6)-threonylcarbamoyltransferase complex transferase subunit TsaD, giving the protein MDKPTYILAIESSCDDTSAAVMCNAKVLSNVVANQEVHSKYGGVVPELASRAHQQNIVPVVQQALTQASITKNDLAAIAFTKGPGLMGSLLVGTSFAKSMALGLNIPLLDVNHMQAHILAHFIDEEGTKQPSFPFICLTISGGHTQIVKVSNYFEMEILGETIDDAVGEAFDKSAKLLGLPYPGGPLIDKYAQLGNPKAYSFTKPKVGDLDFSFSGLKTGILYFIQKQQRINPNFVEENLNDICASIQFTIVEILMDKLKNAVKHTGIKQIAIAGGVSANSEIRKRLMLAEKHFGWSTYIPKFEYTTDNAAMIGITGYLKFINNIHADINVTAKARLKVTD; this is encoded by the coding sequence ATGGATAAACCTACCTATATTCTTGCAATTGAATCTTCTTGTGATGACACAAGTGCTGCTGTAATGTGCAATGCTAAAGTTTTAAGCAATGTAGTTGCCAATCAAGAAGTGCATTCTAAATATGGTGGAGTTGTGCCAGAATTGGCTTCTAGAGCACATCAACAAAACATTGTACCTGTTGTACAACAGGCTTTAACCCAAGCTAGCATTACCAAAAATGATTTAGCTGCAATAGCTTTTACCAAAGGTCCAGGTTTAATGGGTTCTTTGTTGGTCGGAACATCTTTTGCTAAGTCTATGGCTTTAGGTCTAAACATTCCCTTATTAGATGTAAACCATATGCAAGCTCATATCTTAGCTCATTTTATTGATGAAGAAGGCACTAAGCAACCTAGTTTTCCTTTTATATGTTTAACTATTAGTGGAGGGCATACTCAAATTGTAAAGGTTTCTAATTATTTCGAAATGGAGATTTTAGGAGAAACCATAGACGATGCTGTTGGTGAAGCTTTTGATAAATCAGCGAAACTTTTAGGTTTACCTTATCCTGGAGGGCCTTTAATTGATAAATATGCACAATTAGGAAACCCGAAAGCGTATTCTTTTACCAAACCAAAAGTTGGTGATTTAGACTTTAGTTTTAGTGGTTTAAAAACTGGAATTTTATATTTTATTCAAAAACAACAGCGAATAAACCCAAATTTTGTTGAAGAAAACTTAAATGATATTTGTGCATCCATTCAGTTTACCATTGTAGAGATTTTGATGGATAAATTAAAGAATGCTGTTAAACATACAGGCATAAAACAAATTGCAATAGCTGGTGGAGTATCTGCTAATTCAGAAATTAGAAAACGTTTAATGCTAGCAGAAAAACATTTTGGATGGTCTACCTATATTCCGAAATTTGAATATACTACAGATAATGCAGCAATGATTGGTATAACTGGGTATTTAAAGTTTATAAATAACATCCATGCAGACATCAACGTTACTGCAAAAGCAAGATTAAAAGTAACCGATTAA
- a CDS encoding LTA synthase family protein yields the protein MKTLVNRATFNLKYFFFWIAYFVFARLIFLMYYFDKTQELSFLTISKTVVYGLRLDASFSAYISLLPFLLIVLSIFISNKPILKIIKVYTYFVIVCCTLLLFIDAGLYKAWGIRLDATLLDYLNTPELMVSSASTSQLVFGGIFWLITSFLFIKFYKKLHQNFLSSITIGHFSEVLISLFLVAFLILPIRGGLQTIPINQSNVYFSKNMFANHAALNYMWNFTNTISHKADFDNPYQFFEPNIANNIIQKTKNKLLNSNYDSILATKKPNVILIIWESLSAKIVGSLGGEKGVTPNLNRLSKEGVLFTNFYSNGDRTDKGIPAILSGYYPQPVRKIMKLPSKTRSLPMLPFEMNKLGYETSFYYGGDLNFGNMNTYLLNAGITNFVDGSYFDSKDWNSKWGAYDDIFMKKFADDLANQPKEPFFKIALTLSSHEPYEIKGEYKFGKKGTDNLYRSAHFYTDKVIGDFIEFAKKQDWYQNTVIVIMSDHGHSSPKHEGEFFAPIKFQIPMLWLGGAVNKNMKEVDAISSQVDFSYTLLDLLGGDNSKFVFGKNLFNTSDNQYAYYSYNKGFGVVSKKGKYLFDYIKNESISASGTYQHLDSLGKAITQNAYDDYLNRK from the coding sequence ATGAAAACACTAGTAAATAGAGCTACTTTTAATTTAAAATACTTCTTCTTCTGGATTGCTTATTTTGTTTTTGCTAGGCTGATTTTCTTAATGTATTATTTTGATAAAACGCAAGAATTATCCTTTTTAACAATATCTAAAACAGTTGTATATGGTTTAAGACTAGATGCTTCTTTTTCGGCATACATTTCTCTGTTACCATTTCTTTTGATTGTTTTATCAATTTTTATATCGAACAAACCTATTTTAAAAATTATAAAAGTATATACCTATTTTGTAATTGTTTGCTGTACGCTTTTATTATTTATTGATGCTGGTTTGTATAAAGCTTGGGGAATTCGTTTAGATGCAACCTTGTTGGATTACTTAAATACGCCAGAATTAATGGTTTCTTCTGCATCTACAAGTCAATTAGTTTTTGGTGGCATATTTTGGTTGATCACCTCCTTTTTATTTATTAAATTTTACAAAAAACTTCATCAAAATTTCTTAAGCTCAATAACTATAGGTCATTTTTCTGAGGTTTTAATTTCTTTATTTTTAGTCGCATTTTTAATTTTACCTATAAGAGGTGGTTTACAAACAATTCCTATCAATCAAAGTAATGTTTATTTTTCGAAAAACATGTTTGCCAATCATGCTGCTTTAAATTATATGTGGAATTTTACCAATACAATTAGTCATAAAGCAGATTTTGATAATCCGTATCAATTTTTTGAACCAAATATTGCTAATAATATTATTCAAAAAACTAAAAACAAACTACTTAACTCTAATTACGATAGTATTCTAGCCACTAAAAAACCGAATGTAATTCTTATCATTTGGGAGAGTTTATCTGCAAAAATAGTTGGTAGTTTAGGAGGAGAAAAAGGTGTTACTCCAAATTTAAACAGACTTTCTAAAGAAGGAGTTTTATTTACTAATTTCTATTCAAATGGAGATAGAACAGATAAAGGTATACCTGCTATTTTAAGTGGTTACTATCCTCAACCTGTTAGAAAAATAATGAAGTTACCTAGCAAAACTAGAAGCTTACCAATGTTGCCTTTTGAAATGAATAAATTGGGTTATGAAACCTCTTTCTATTATGGTGGAGATTTAAATTTTGGCAATATGAATACATATTTGCTAAATGCAGGAATTACCAATTTTGTTGATGGTAGCTATTTTGATAGTAAAGATTGGAATTCTAAATGGGGTGCTTATGATGATATATTTATGAAAAAATTCGCTGATGATTTAGCAAATCAGCCAAAAGAACCATTTTTTAAAATAGCGTTAACACTTTCTAGCCATGAACCTTATGAAATAAAAGGTGAATATAAATTTGGTAAAAAAGGTACAGACAATTTGTATAGAAGCGCTCATTTTTACACAGATAAAGTAATTGGAGATTTTATTGAATTTGCAAAAAAACAAGATTGGTATCAAAACACGGTAATTGTAATTATGTCAGATCATGGTCATAGTTCTCCAAAGCATGAAGGTGAATTTTTTGCGCCAATTAAATTTCAAATTCCAATGTTGTGGTTGGGTGGAGCTGTAAACAAAAACATGAAAGAGGTTGATGCAATATCAAGTCAAGTTGATTTTTCTTACACCCTATTAGATTTGCTAGGTGGAGATAACAGTAAATTTGTTTTTGGTAAAAATTTATTTAATACTTCTGATAATCAATATGCCTATTATTCTTACAACAAAGGTTTTGGTGTAGTATCTAAAAAAGGAAAGTACCTTTTTGATTATATTAAAAATGAAAGTATCTCTGCTTCTGGCACTTATCAACATTTAGACTCATTAGGCAAAGCAATTACTCAAAATGCTTATGATGATTATTTGAACAGAAAATAA
- a CDS encoding DUF2721 domain-containing protein — protein sequence MEELSLTTPALLFSAISLIMLAYTNRFLAYAAVIRNLHDKYLKEKDDSLLRQIQNLKLRLNLTRWMQIFGITSLLFCVLTMFLIYINLFTIAAYAFGLGLVLLLLSLIFLIREIQISTQALQHHIADIEEYLKKK from the coding sequence ATGGAAGAACTATCTCTAACAACACCAGCTTTATTGTTTTCTGCAATTTCATTAATTATGTTGGCCTACACCAATCGATTTTTAGCCTATGCTGCAGTAATTCGAAATTTGCACGACAAATATTTAAAAGAAAAAGACGATTCTTTATTGAGACAAATTCAGAATTTAAAACTAAGGTTGAACTTAACAAGATGGATGCAAATATTTGGTATTACAAGTCTGTTATTTTGTGTATTAACCATGTTCTTAATTTACATTAATCTATTTACAATTGCAGCTTATGCATTTGGTTTAGGTTTGGTTTTATTATTGCTTTCGCTTATATTTTTAATTAGAGAAATTCAAATATCTACGCAGGCTTTGCAACATCATATAGCTGATATTGAAGAGTATTTAAAAAAGAAGTAA
- a CDS encoding DUF1206 domain-containing protein: METIRKIGIITKGIIYSLVGILTFLAAIKYGGQVSGKNKVINFLEQQTFGKTLVLIIASGLLLYALWRFYSAFLDGKNEGSDKKGIVKRIGYFISGGIYTLLSISIFTKSLGSSNSGKTDAAQMLIDNQAGIILLYIIGVILFFVGVYQFYKGYTLKFLKDIENSGSIESKTILKKSGKYGHIARGISFLIFGFFVIVAAYEKNAGAIKGLEGMFNYLQTYQWGNILMGLMAIGFLAYGTYQYFLARYSSLYS; encoded by the coding sequence ATGGAGACTATTAGAAAAATCGGAATTATAACTAAAGGAATCATCTATTCTTTAGTTGGGATATTAACTTTTTTAGCTGCCATAAAATATGGTGGTCAAGTATCAGGCAAAAATAAAGTCATCAACTTTTTAGAACAACAAACTTTTGGAAAAACCTTGGTATTAATAATTGCCTCAGGTTTGCTTTTGTATGCTCTTTGGAGATTTTATTCAGCTTTTTTAGATGGTAAAAACGAAGGTTCAGATAAAAAAGGAATTGTAAAAAGAATTGGCTATTTCATTAGCGGAGGTATTTATACATTGTTATCAATATCAATTTTTACTAAATCTTTAGGCTCTTCAAACAGTGGTAAAACTGATGCAGCACAAATGCTGATTGATAATCAAGCAGGTATAATTTTATTATATATTATTGGAGTTATATTATTCTTTGTTGGTGTATATCAATTTTATAAAGGATATACTTTAAAGTTCTTAAAGGATATTGAGAATTCAGGAAGTATAGAATCTAAAACAATTTTAAAAAAATCGGGTAAATATGGTCACATTGCAAGAGGAATATCATTCTTAATATTTGGATTCTTTGTTATTGTTGCTGCTTATGAAAAAAATGCTGGAGCTATTAAAGGTTTAGAGGGCATGTTTAATTATTTACAAACATATCAATGGGGAAATATTTTAATGGGCTTAATGGCTATTGGATTTTTAGCTTATGGGACTTATCAATATTTCTTAGCAAGATATAGCTCTTTGTATTCATAG
- a CDS encoding M15 family metallopeptidase, producing the protein MAKGFVYLSDIAPTIQMELRYNSKNNFIGTPIDGYKNNCVILTKQTAFALERVQSELIKKGLSLKIFDAYRPQKAVDHFVKWAKVLNDTLMKKEYYPNVPKSELFQIGYIASKSGHTRGSTVDLTIIDLKTGKELDMGSPYDFFGVQSHPFYNDISKEQKENRMLLRRVMMAQKFIPYKNEWWHFTLSNEPFRNQYFNFNIE; encoded by the coding sequence ATGGCAAAAGGATTTGTTTATCTTTCAGATATAGCACCAACTATTCAAATGGAATTGCGCTATAACTCAAAAAATAACTTTATTGGCACACCTATAGATGGTTATAAAAACAATTGTGTAATTCTTACCAAACAAACAGCTTTTGCTTTAGAAAGAGTGCAATCAGAATTGATTAAAAAAGGTTTAAGCCTCAAAATTTTTGATGCGTATAGACCACAAAAAGCAGTAGATCATTTTGTGAAATGGGCTAAGGTTTTGAATGATACTTTAATGAAGAAAGAATATTATCCTAATGTACCAAAATCAGAATTATTTCAGATAGGCTATATAGCTTCAAAATCTGGACATACAAGAGGAAGTACAGTAGATTTAACAATTATAGATCTTAAAACAGGAAAAGAATTAGACATGGGTAGTCCTTATGATTTTTTTGGAGTACAATCTCATCCTTTCTACAATGATATATCTAAAGAACAGAAAGAAAACAGAATGCTTCTACGTAGAGTGATGATGGCTCAAAAATTTATTCCCTATAAAAATGAATGGTGGCATTTTACATTAAGCAATGAACCCTTTAGAAATCAATATTTTAATTTTAATATTGAATAG
- the pdhA gene encoding pyruvate dehydrogenase (acetyl-transferring) E1 component subunit alpha encodes MKKITKETYLDWYKNMLFWRKFEDKLASVYIQQKVRGFLHLYNGQEAILAGALHAMDLSKDKMITAYRNHVQPIGMGEDPKKVMAELYGKATGTSKGMGGSMHIFSKEFGFYGGHGIVGGQIPLGAGIAFADKYKGSDGVTLTCFGDGAARQGSLHEAFNLAMLWKLPVIFICENNGYAMGTSVERTANHTDIWKLGLGYEMPCGPVDAMNPIKVAEAIDEALQRARRGDGPTFLEMKTYRYRGHSMSDAQHYRTKDEVEEYKKIDPITQVKDVIFEKGYATEDEISAIDKEVKAMVKECEKFADESPYPETQQLYDMVYEQEDYPFIS; translated from the coding sequence ATGAAAAAAATCACCAAAGAAACGTATTTAGATTGGTACAAAAACATGCTTTTCTGGCGTAAATTTGAAGACAAATTAGCTTCTGTTTATATTCAGCAAAAAGTAAGAGGCTTTTTACATTTATATAATGGTCAAGAAGCAATCTTAGCAGGTGCTTTACATGCAATGGATTTATCTAAGGATAAAATGATTACTGCATATAGAAATCACGTACAACCAATTGGTATGGGTGAAGATCCTAAAAAAGTAATGGCAGAATTATATGGTAAAGCTACAGGTACCTCTAAAGGTATGGGGGGTTCAATGCATATTTTCTCTAAAGAATTTGGTTTTTATGGGGGACATGGAATTGTTGGTGGTCAAATACCTTTAGGAGCAGGTATTGCTTTTGCTGATAAGTACAAAGGTAGTGATGGTGTTACCTTAACTTGTTTTGGTGATGGTGCTGCAAGACAAGGTTCTTTACATGAAGCATTTAACTTGGCAATGCTATGGAAATTACCAGTAATCTTTATTTGTGAAAACAATGGGTATGCAATGGGTACTTCTGTAGAAAGAACAGCAAACCACACAGATATTTGGAAATTAGGTTTAGGTTACGAAATGCCTTGTGGACCTGTAGATGCCATGAATCCTATAAAAGTAGCTGAAGCTATTGATGAGGCATTACAAAGAGCAAGAAGAGGTGATGGACCAACATTCTTAGAAATGAAAACGTATAGATATAGAGGTCACTCAATGTCTGATGCTCAACACTACAGAACAAAAGATGAAGTGGAAGAGTACAAAAAAATAGATCCTATTACTCAAGTAAAAGATGTAATTTTTGAAAAAGGGTATGCAACGGAAGATGAAATATCTGCAATTGATAAAGAAGTAAAAGCTATGGTTAAAGAATGTGAGAAATTCGCAGACGAATCTCCATATCCTGAAACTCAACAATTGTATGATATGGTTTATGAACAAGAAGATTATCCTTTTATAAGTTAA
- a CDS encoding pyruvate dehydrogenase complex dihydrolipoamide acetyltransferase has protein sequence MATVINMPRLSDTMEEGVVAQWLVKVGDKVEEGDILAEIETDKATMEFESFHEGTLLHIGIQEGETSPVDKLLAIIGEEGEDISGLLSGEASSEESDSSANEANNEEPKESEAKAEEISEGADIPEGVNVISMPRLSDTMTDGTVATWLKKVGDKVEEGDILAEIETDKATMEFECFYEGTILHIGVQEGETAPVDSLLTIIGPEGTDVSAIVKNGGATTSSSSETKSEETPKKEDSSKTESKTENTQPEANTTTNSNGGRILASPLAKKIASDKGIDLSKVSGSGENGRIIKKDVENYTPAANTNTAAPATSNATAPVVSIAGEERSEEVKNSQMRKAIAKSLGNSKFSAPDFSLNIEVDMENAMASRKTINDIPDTKVSFNDMVVKACAMALKKHPQVNTSWSDNNTIYHSHIHVGVAVAVDDGLLVPVIKHTDQLSLTQIGAGVRDLAGKARNKKIAPAEMQGSTFTVSNLGMFGIDNFTSIINQPNSAILSVGTIVEKPVVKNGQVVVGNTMKLTLTCDHRTVDGAVGAQFLQTLKTFIENPVTMLA, from the coding sequence ATGGCTACAGTTATAAATATGCCGCGTTTAAGTGACACAATGGAAGAAGGTGTTGTTGCACAGTGGTTGGTAAAAGTTGGTGATAAAGTAGAGGAAGGTGATATTCTTGCTGAAATTGAAACGGATAAAGCTACAATGGAGTTTGAATCTTTTCATGAAGGAACTTTATTACATATTGGTATTCAAGAAGGAGAAACATCTCCAGTAGATAAATTATTAGCCATTATTGGTGAAGAAGGTGAAGATATTTCTGGCCTTTTAAGTGGTGAAGCAAGTTCAGAAGAATCTGATTCATCTGCTAATGAAGCAAATAATGAAGAACCTAAAGAATCTGAAGCTAAAGCTGAAGAAATATCTGAAGGTGCTGATATACCAGAAGGAGTTAATGTAATTTCTATGCCACGTTTAAGTGATACCATGACTGATGGTACAGTTGCAACTTGGTTAAAGAAAGTTGGTGATAAAGTTGAAGAAGGTGATATTTTAGCTGAAATAGAAACAGACAAAGCAACAATGGAGTTTGAGTGTTTCTATGAAGGAACAATCTTACATATTGGTGTTCAAGAAGGTGAAACAGCTCCTGTAGATAGTTTATTAACGATTATTGGACCTGAAGGAACAGATGTTTCTGCTATCGTCAAAAATGGTGGAGCAACAACTTCTTCGTCTTCAGAAACAAAATCAGAAGAGACTCCTAAAAAGGAAGATTCTTCTAAAACCGAATCAAAAACTGAAAATACGCAACCTGAAGCAAATACTACTACAAATTCAAATGGTGGTAGAATATTAGCTTCTCCTTTAGCCAAAAAGATTGCTTCTGATAAAGGAATCGATTTATCTAAAGTTTCTGGTTCTGGAGAAAATGGAAGAATTATTAAAAAGGATGTAGAAAACTACACTCCAGCTGCAAATACAAATACTGCAGCTCCTGCAACAAGTAATGCTACAGCTCCAGTTGTTTCAATTGCTGGTGAAGAAAGATCTGAAGAGGTTAAAAACTCTCAAATGCGCAAGGCAATTGCAAAATCTTTAGGTAACTCTAAATTTTCTGCACCAGATTTCAGTTTAAATATTGAAGTTGATATGGAAAATGCAATGGCATCAAGAAAAACAATCAACGACATTCCAGATACTAAAGTATCTTTTAATGATATGGTTGTTAAAGCTTGTGCAATGGCTTTAAAGAAGCATCCACAAGTAAATACTTCATGGTCTGATAACAATACTATTTATCACTCTCATATTCATGTAGGTGTTGCAGTAGCTGTAGACGATGGTTTATTAGTACCTGTTATTAAGCACACAGATCAATTAAGTTTAACTCAAATTGGTGCAGGTGTTCGTGATTTAGCTGGTAAAGCTAGAAACAAAAAAATTGCTCCAGCAGAAATGCAAGGAAGTACATTTACTGTTTCTAACTTAGGTATGTTTGGAATTGATAACTTTACATCAATAATTAACCAACCAAACTCAGCAATTTTATCTGTAGGTACAATAGTTGAGAAGCCAGTGGTGAAAAACGGACAAGTAGTAGTTGGTAATACTATGAAATTGACATTAACTTGCGACCATAGAACTGTTGATGGTGCTGTTGGTGCACAATTTTTACAAACGTTAAAAACATTTATTGAAAACCCAGTTACAATGTTAGCTTAG
- a CDS encoding serine hydrolase, translating into MMVSKHYKNIIILIIVIGCVVFSIFSFQGKEDASNATVKKEVVQKADNKLEIPVEYYPEETTKEVNQKLDSLLKRINKRHDFHGSVLVAKNKKIVYQNQVGFADFRKKVPLKEESVFQLASVSKQFTAAAIMQLKEQGKIKLTDTVNFYFPEFPYKNITIKNLLNHTSGLPKYFWVAEHEWKENKAPTNTDLMNVLPLSKAQRFFKPGRNFDYSNTGYVVLASIVEKVSGLPYNQYLNKYIFEPLDMRNSFVYSYQNDTVRKNQLKGYRLYRGWKHLTIGNTINDAIVGDKNVYSTAEDLFKWTYALNSGNLLSKESLAQMYTKGETIFGRKVPYGFGFRMDRRDDKNIYHYGKWNGFSTALTNYLEEDLVVIVLEHTSYNSLKYLNKKIKQIISENLKV; encoded by the coding sequence ATGATGGTGAGTAAACATTATAAGAACATAATAATTTTAATTATAGTAATTGGATGTGTTGTTTTTTCAATCTTTTCTTTCCAAGGAAAAGAAGATGCTTCTAATGCAACTGTTAAAAAAGAAGTTGTACAAAAAGCAGACAATAAGCTTGAAATACCAGTAGAATATTATCCTGAAGAAACTACAAAAGAAGTAAATCAAAAATTAGATTCATTACTCAAAAGAATTAATAAAAGACACGATTTTCACGGATCTGTCTTAGTGGCTAAGAATAAAAAAATAGTGTATCAAAACCAGGTAGGTTTTGCAGATTTTAGAAAGAAAGTTCCATTAAAAGAAGAGTCTGTGTTTCAATTGGCCTCTGTAAGTAAACAGTTTACAGCTGCAGCCATCATGCAATTAAAAGAGCAAGGTAAAATTAAGTTAACAGATACTGTAAACTTTTATTTTCCTGAGTTTCCTTACAAGAATATCACTATTAAGAATTTATTGAATCATACCTCTGGTTTGCCAAAGTATTTTTGGGTAGCAGAGCACGAATGGAAAGAAAACAAAGCACCAACCAATACAGATTTAATGAATGTTTTGCCATTATCTAAAGCACAACGTTTCTTTAAACCAGGTCGTAATTTCGATTATTCAAATACAGGATATGTAGTTTTAGCGTCTATTGTAGAAAAGGTAAGTGGCTTGCCTTATAATCAATATTTAAATAAATACATTTTTGAACCTTTAGACATGAGAAATTCATTTGTGTATAGTTACCAAAATGATACTGTGAGGAAAAATCAATTAAAAGGTTATCGTTTATACAGAGGCTGGAAACACTTAACAATAGGTAATACAATTAATGATGCTATTGTAGGTGATAAAAATGTTTACTCAACTGCAGAAGATTTGTTTAAATGGACCTATGCATTAAATTCAGGTAACCTATTGTCTAAAGAATCACTTGCACAAATGTATACTAAAGGCGAAACTATTTTTGGACGAAAAGTGCCTTATGGTTTTGGTTTTAGAATGGATAGGAGAGATGATAAAAACATTTATCATTATGGTAAATGGAATGGCTTTAGTACTGCTTTAACCAATTATTTAGAAGAAGATTTGGTGGTTATAGTATTGGAGCATACAAGTTATAACTCTTTAAAATACCTTAATAAGAAGATTAAACAAATTATATCAGAAAATTTAAAGGTTTAA
- the recG gene encoding ATP-dependent DNA helicase RecG: protein MNLEYPITYISGISVQRATLLYSELGIKTCNDLLNFFPFRYIDKTKFHAIKELQPNSSEVQVVGKIINVKSVAQKRGSRLVATFQDATGSMELVWFKGQKWIKDSLKTDVPYVVYGKLNHYNGSFSIPHPEMELVSEYKKKLQTKMQPIYHSTEKLTNSGVSNKMIRSYIQKLLQQFYDGIQESLSTEIINDFKLMKKRDALLNVHFPKSQENLAKAQNRLKFEELFFIQLQLVRKKLINKAKIKGFVFENVGAIFNQFYSEKLPFNLTNAQKRVLKEIRKDVASGAHMNRLLQGDVGSGKTIVALLTTLLAIDNGYQATIMAPTEILANQHFIAVSELVEGMNIKVDILTGSVRTKKRREIHEGLEDGKLHILIGTHALLEDKVKFKNLGIAIIDEQHRFGVKQRAKLWAKNSLPPHILVMTATPIPRTLAMSVYGDLDISVIDELPPGRKEIKTVHRFDSNRLSVFKFMKDEIAKGKQVYIVYPLIQESEAMDYKDLMDGYESVAREFPSPKYQISIVHGKMKPADKDYEMQRFVKGETQIMVATTVIEVGVNVPNASVMIIESSERFGLSQLHQLRGRVGRGADQSYCILLSSYKLSEEGKTRLKTMVDTTDGFKIAEVDLKLRGPGNLMGTQQSGVLNLKIADVAKDSKILVAARNTAIDLLQEDPNLEKQHNLPIKNTFAKISKTSKIWSNIS from the coding sequence TTGAACTTAGAATACCCAATTACATATATTTCAGGAATAAGTGTGCAAAGAGCTACACTCTTATATTCAGAATTAGGTATTAAAACATGTAATGACCTTTTAAATTTCTTTCCTTTTAGATATATAGATAAAACTAAGTTTCATGCTATAAAAGAACTGCAACCAAACTCCTCAGAAGTACAAGTTGTGGGTAAAATTATCAATGTTAAGTCTGTAGCACAAAAAAGAGGAAGTAGGTTAGTGGCTACCTTTCAAGATGCGACTGGATCTATGGAGTTGGTTTGGTTTAAAGGTCAAAAATGGATTAAAGATTCTTTAAAAACGGATGTACCCTATGTAGTTTATGGTAAACTGAATCATTATAATGGTAGTTTTAGTATTCCACATCCAGAAATGGAGTTGGTTTCTGAATACAAGAAAAAGTTGCAAACTAAAATGCAGCCCATTTATCATTCTACAGAAAAACTCACCAATTCTGGTGTTTCAAATAAAATGATTCGTTCTTACATTCAAAAGTTGTTACAGCAATTTTATGATGGTATCCAAGAAAGTTTATCAACAGAAATTATTAATGATTTTAAGTTGATGAAAAAGCGAGATGCTCTATTGAATGTACACTTTCCTAAAAGTCAAGAAAATTTAGCCAAGGCACAAAATCGCTTAAAGTTTGAAGAACTCTTTTTTATCCAATTACAATTGGTTCGAAAAAAATTAATCAACAAAGCAAAGATTAAGGGATTTGTTTTTGAAAATGTAGGTGCTATTTTTAATCAATTTTATTCAGAAAAATTACCTTTTAATTTAACCAATGCTCAGAAAAGGGTATTGAAAGAAATTCGAAAAGATGTAGCTTCTGGTGCACATATGAATCGATTGTTACAAGGAGATGTTGGTTCAGGAAAAACAATTGTAGCTTTATTAACTACACTTTTAGCCATAGACAATGGTTATCAAGCAACAATTATGGCTCCAACAGAAATATTAGCAAATCAGCATTTTATTGCAGTTTCAGAATTGGTAGAAGGCATGAATATTAAAGTTGATATTCTTACAGGGTCTGTTAGAACTAAAAAACGTAGAGAAATTCATGAAGGATTAGAAGATGGTAAATTACATATTTTAATTGGCACACATGCATTACTAGAAGATAAAGTAAAATTTAAAAATTTAGGAATTGCAATTATAGATGAACAGCATAGATTTGGTGTAAAACAAAGAGCTAAACTCTGGGCTAAAAACTCGTTGCCTCCTCATATTTTGGTAATGACAGCAACACCAATCCCTAGAACTTTAGCCATGTCTGTTTATGGAGATTTAGACATTTCTGTTATTGATGAATTACCTCCAGGAAGAAAAGAAATAAAAACTGTTCATAGATTTGATAGTAATCGTTTGTCTGTATTCAAATTTATGAAAGATGAAATAGCAAAAGGTAAACAAGTATATATTGTATACCCTTTAATTCAAGAATCTGAAGCTATGGATTATAAGGATTTAATGGATGGTTATGAAAGTGTTGCAAGAGAGTTTCCATCACCTAAATATCAAATAAGTATTGTTCATGGTAAAATGAAACCTGCAGATAAAGATTATGAAATGCAGCGTTTTGTAAAAGGAGAAACGCAGATTATGGTAGCTACAACTGTAATTGAAGTTGGTGTAAATGTACCCAATGCAAGTGTAATGATTATTGAAAGTTCAGAACGATTTGGATTGTCTCAACTACATCAATTAAGAGGAAGAGTAGGTAGAGGTGCAGACCAAAGTTATTGTATTTTGCTTTCTAGTTATAAATTGTCTGAAGAAGGTAAAACACGTTTAAAAACAATGGTAGATACTACAGATGGATTTAAAATTGCTGAGGTAGATTTAAAACTGCGTGGACCTGGAAATTTAATGGGTACTCAACAAAGTGGAGTGTTAAATTTAAAAATTGCTGATGTAGCTAAAGATTCCAAAATTTTGGTTGCAGCTAGAAACACAGCTATAGATTTATTGCAAGAAGATCCAAATTTAGAAAAACAACACAATTTACCGATAAAAAATACGTTTGCTAAAATTAGTAAAACCTCTAAAATATGGAGTAACATTAGTTAA